One region of Mycolicibacterium rhodesiae NBB3 genomic DNA includes:
- a CDS encoding RDD family protein — protein sequence MRSCGLFRNGGGTGVTAPPPPAPNPLDPPGSASPVVVLPKDSYTPWLTRVFAFVIDWAPIWVIVLIPFVGLLVAGDMACIDNIYGSGQGYCSAAVSDFWTYVQFIALLPGTVYFIWNFCYRQGRTGQSVGKTVMKFKVVSEKSWQPIGFWLSLVRQIAHYVDQLICYVGYLWPLWDGKRQTLADKILGTVCIPFEASPTTRLPDPSGSSLP from the coding sequence ATAAGATCATGCGGATTGTTTCGCAACGGGGGAGGTACCGGGGTGACCGCACCACCGCCGCCTGCTCCGAATCCGCTGGACCCTCCGGGGTCCGCGTCCCCTGTCGTGGTGCTCCCGAAGGACTCCTATACGCCCTGGCTCACCCGAGTGTTCGCGTTCGTCATCGACTGGGCACCGATCTGGGTGATCGTTCTGATCCCATTCGTCGGCCTTCTGGTCGCGGGCGACATGGCGTGCATCGACAACATCTACGGCAGCGGACAGGGCTACTGCTCGGCGGCGGTCTCGGACTTCTGGACGTATGTCCAGTTCATTGCGCTGCTGCCCGGCACCGTCTACTTCATCTGGAACTTCTGTTACCGACAGGGCCGAACGGGTCAGAGCGTCGGTAAGACGGTGATGAAGTTCAAGGTGGTCAGCGAGAAGTCCTGGCAGCCCATCGGCTTCTGGCTGTCGTTGGTCCGTCAGATCGCCCACTACGTGGACCAGCTCATCTGTTACGTCGGATATCTGTGGCCGCTGTGGGACGGCAAACGTCAAACCCTGGCGGACAAGATACTGGGTACCGTCTGCATTCCGTTTGAGGCATCGCCGACCACGCGCCTGCCCGACCCGTCAGGATCGTCGTTACCCTGA